In SAR324 cluster bacterium, the genomic stretch TTTTTTTTTTTTTTGTTCTGGAGCCTGACTTCAGTCATCAATGAGGTTTGTGGGCTGACGATTTCTGGTCGTTCCCAGCCCTCATCCCTTAGACAAAGACCCGCAAAAGTTCTCCCGTCCATCTTTACTTAAATTACCTTCCAAAGCTTTGGTTGCCTTGAGGATCCAATCGCTTTATATCTTTTCTTTCTGACAATCCTTTACTGAAAGACAGCAGTGAAAAAATTGTTGTCATTCGAATTGTTCTTTGATCCAAGGGAAATCCAATGCGTGTTGGCATTTTGTGCCTGATGCAGGAATCAAATACCTTCCTGAATCAACCGACTAAGCTTCATCACTTTGCAGAAGATCTTTTGCTGGTAGGTGAGGAAATTCGAGAGCAGCTGGCGAATACTCACCACGAGGTCGCAGGATTTTTTACAGGCCTGGAAAAAGGAGGGTTGGAGGCGCTGCCACTCTTTGCGGCTCGGGCGATTCCATATGGAACGATCCAAAAGGAAGTTTTTGATCAGTTGCTTGAAAAAATGTTCAAGCAGGTGGAGCAGGCTGGTCCATTGGATGGTTACCTGGTCGCTCCTCATGGGGCGACTGTCAGTGAACAGCCTCGAGATGCTGATGGTCATTGGCTGAAGCAGCTTCGGGAAAGAGTAGGATCAAAAGTCCCCATCATCGGCACGCTGGATCTACACGCAAATCTCTCATCACAGATGGTCGCATCCACGAATGCTTTAATAGCCTATCGGACGAATCCCCATCTTGATCAATATGCACGTGGATTGGAAGCTGCTGAGTTGATGAGCAAGACTCTGCTAAGTGAAGTGGAGCCTGTTCAGCGAGCTGCCTTCTTGCCCCTCGTGATGAATATTGAAAAGCAGTGTACAGATTTGTCTCCCTGCAAAGAACTCTACGAGCTTTCAGCACAGCTACGTAAGAAGAAGGGACTGCTATCGTTAAGCATACTGCAGGGCTATCCCTATGCAGATGTAGATGAGATGGGAACCTCAATCCTGGCAGTCAGCGACAAAACTTCTCTGGTTGCTGAGCAGACCTTGGCGGAGTTGTCCAATTATCTTTGGGAACATCGAGCTGATTTTAATGGGACTGGTGTGCCAATTGATCAGGCGATTGATTCGTTGAAGGACGACTCCAGTTCAACCTGCTTACTGGACATGGGTGATAACGTGGGAGGTGGCTCGCCTGCGGATGGAACGCTGATCGCGCAAGCATTATTGAGTCAAAGAGTTCGAGATTCCTTTGTCTGTCTTTATGACCCAGAAGCCGTGTGTCAAGCTGAGGATGCAGGACTAGGCTCTGAACTGAAGCTGGCAATGGGTGGAAAAACAGATCAACTTCATGGAGAACCGTTGATTGCTAGCGTGGAAGTCATTGGAATTTATCCAGGAAAGTTTGAAGAACCCCTAGCCCGTCATGGTGGTTTTACACATTTTGATCAGGGATTGAGCGCGGTCGTTCGCTCTAGGGCAGGACTGACCATTCTGCTGACCAGCAAACGGATGGCACCCTACAGTTTGGAACAATTACGTAGTTGTGGACTTGATCCAGGAAGCTTCAGTGTCCTGATTGCCAAGGGCGTAAACGCTCCGATTGCTGCGTATGAGGAAGTGTGCTCCCGCTTTATTAGAGTCGATACTCCAGGAGTGACAGCTTCTAGCTTGAGTCACTTTTACTATCATCATCGGCGGAGACCGATGTTCCCTTTTGAAAGGGATTTTGAATGGTCATTTGCAAGATAGGCTCGACCATAACTTAATCTATGGAATTCCAGTTCAGAAGGTAAGACGTAACAATTTTTCTAATATCCTCTGTGGCTCTGACTGAAATTTTGGTTTTGTTTGAAATCTCATGCTTGGCAATTGCATCAAATATTTGAACAGCCACTAAAAATCTTTCAAAAAACTCCTCCTTACCCCTTTTCAGTTCGCTACGAACACTCCAAAAAAATAGCTCTGACATCTCCAACATTAATTTCTCATCAATAGCTTTCGCACTATCTGGGAGACTAGGTGCGTAGAAAACCTTTTGGGCAATAGGATGTTCGTTTAAGAATTTAATATTTTCGTCTAACAGGAAATGAATTCTTTCTTCAGAAGATTGAAATTCTTTTGCTTTTATAAGTTTTAGATTATCTAGTAATTCTTGCCCTAACTCCTCCACTATCATCACAATCAAAGATTCTAAGTTTTTAAAATAGTGATAAATAGAAGGTAGTGGGACTTCAGCTTTTTTCGCTATGCTAACAAAAGAAATTTCTGAAATATCCTCAAGCGCTATCATCTCTTTCGTCGCATTGAGTAATGCGTCTCTCCGCTGGTTCCCTCGTTTTGTCTTGTAGCCACTACTCCTAGCTTTCTTATTCTTCGAATCATTTCCTATCAGAGTTGTCATAACAGCTGTTGCGAATTTTGAAGCGATTGTGGATCAGGCCTAAATTGATTTCCTGAAATCAGCAAAATCAGAATCTCTGGTTTTTTGATGATTATCTCACTCAATGAAATGAGATGTCTATATCTATCGGATGTTTGTCCGGATGTCAGTAGATAAAAATGAAATATATTTGATTTTTATTATTATGAGGAGGATTCTGCAGAATCAAAAAACAATGGTCAGGAGAGTTTGATTGAAAAGCTGAATTTAATCCAAGAAACAGAATTCAACACAAATATCTAGGTCATATGAAGTTGATACAATTGATATTGTTATTTATTTTAGCAGGTTGTGCTGGTGGAGGCAGTGAAGGAGAGGGAGAAAAGGGTGTTATTTCCCAAATATCGGATAATGCGACCTTTGTAGTTGCCAATGAACTCGAGGCTCAACTAATTGCTGCCAACTTTGATTCAATTTTCGCAACTGCCGTGAAAAATGGAGCCATAGAAGCATCATCCCAAGAGCCGAATGACTTGCTCTATGTGATTCCAGCAGCGTTTGAAGGCGCTTACGATGTGATCACCAATGCAGGATTGGATGAGGAACAGCAGGCAAAAGCTTTTGATGTAATTATTGAGTCTTTGTTGGCCAATGCCGTAGGTATGGACTCCACAGATAGTGGTGCTTTGACAGCCAGAATTGATACTGTATCGGATCAGGTGCAAATAACTTCTGATGCTGATGGCCAGTTCTCTGTAACAACATCCAATAAGAATCTACGGATCCTAGGAACAGCAGAAGATTACAGCGGGGTTAGGGGGGTATTACTCGCCGATATCTATGGTGTCTCGGACCTCGATACATCCAAAGCAGTTAGCTATCAATGGCTTTCAGATGGCAATGCTATTTCTGGAGCTACCGGCAAAACGCTGGACATGGGGGATTTTTTCAGTTCTGTCCAGTACAAAGACATTACCGTTCGACTGACATACACCAACACATCAGGTCAACAAACTTCGATCACATCCGCAGTAATGCCTTACGAGGGCTTCCGAATCGTCGCCAATGCTGAAGATGGCAGAAACGAATGGTCGGGTGAAACCGCCTCAGTCGAAGTCAACAATTCGGTCAATCCCTATCCCTTGAAGGAAAGCTACTCCAAAAACGGCACAAGTAGCACAAGTGGAACGAGCGCTGGGAGCGCTCACAACATCACAGCTGTTAGAGCAGTCGACGAAGGGATCACAGCCCGAGAGGGCGAGAATGTCATTCGCATTTATGCGGATGGCAGCAAAAGTAATCGCTCAGAGCTAGCCCACCTCAATAATGAGACAACCTTTAAGTCGGGTGAGGACTACTACTTCTCCGGAAGCTTCTACGCCTCAAGAAAGGAGTGGGATCCAATAGTAGCTGGTGGATCGACAGTTATCACCCAGCTCAAGCAATACGGAGGTGGAGATCCTAACTTTGAGCTGCGCCTGAGCAACAATGGTGACTACAAAATGACCTGGCGGGCCGTTCCCCATGACCTTAGCAACTACCAAGAGATGGGATACGCCATCCCTGATGCATGGAATGATGTGAAGATCTATGCCAAACACTCACAAGGCAGTGATGGTATTTTTCAAGTTTGGCTGAACAGTGAAAAGGTCATCGATTACAGCGGCGCCACGATGTATCGCTCCGCCGAAGGCTATCTCAAGTTCGGGATGTACACAGAGATTTACGACGAACGTGTCATCTATTGGGATGCGATTGATATTTCCGATCATCTGACAAAGGACTTCAACACGTGGCTCAACTCCGGTGACAATCTCCCAAGCATCACAATCAACGGAATCAGTGACAACCAACAATTTGCTAAAAGCAATATTATTGTTGTAAGTGGCACTGCCAACGACCCTCCTGGAGATCAACTCGGCAGCGCTGGAGGAATCCAATCTGTTGAATTATTTGCTGGTAACACCCGACTTCAATCCACAACAGAAGCCAGCTTTAGCTTTTCTGGTCTTAATCTTAGCGACGGTCAGCACACTCTGCGTGTGGTGGCCACAGATACGGACGGTAATGAAGCTGAGGAAACCGTTACGATTTGGATTGGCAACAGGGCGCCACAAGTTTCAATTGACTCCAGCACCTATCTTCTGGGCTCTTTCAACACTCAATCAAGCATCAATCTGTCAACAACTGCTTCTGATCCTGATGGAAGTATCGTCAAGGTTGAATTCTTAGCGAACGGCCAACTGATCGGAACTGCCAGTCAAGGCAGCAGTGATCAATACACCCTCAGTTGGAAGCCAACGACCGCAGGTGCGTATTCCATCCAAGCAAGAGCAACAGATAATCAGGGCGCCATTACCCTTTCAGATTCAAAAGTGGCTCTTTTTGACAGCAGCATCACGAGCACCACCCTTAGCGCGATTCAGGATGTAACGATCTTTCAAAACTCCACCAGAACTGGAAATTGGTCGGAGACAGAAATCTATGGCAGCGAATCATCACCAAAAATTGCTCTGGTTGAATTTAATTTAAGCGACATCAGCTCCGCTAAATACATTCAATCGGCATCGTTTCGTCCTTACGTCATCAAACTCCAAAACTCACCGGGAACGTTCTCAATTTATGCGGTGGGAACTGAAAGTTGGAGCCAAACCTCGGTGAATTGGTACAGCAAACCCAGCAAAGGAAAGCTGATTGACACCATCACTATCGGTGCAACAGGGAGCTATGCAAACTTTGATGTCACAGAAGCCTTGCAAATTGCTGTCGATGCCGGCCAAAGCAAAGTCACACTCTGGATCGAAGACAGTGAGCAAGAACAACAGCGCTTTGACTTTGCCAGTGAAAACAATGGTTCCTACAACAAACCAGCACAATTAATTGTAGAGAGCGCAACGACAGCCCTGCCTGATCCTGTTGAAGGAAGTAATCAGCTCAATACAACACCAGATACAAGTGCGCCCACCTTTGTCTCTGCTGCAAATTCGTCTGTGAGAATACTGGGTAGCGCGGAGTATCCATCTCGGATGGTGTACGGTCATCGAGCTCAGGATACAGGTGGTCGGATCAAGGTGGATCTGACTTCGCTGGAAGCTTTGGATCCTAACGGAGGTATTTCTTATCAATGGTTTACAGATGGAGTAGAGATTCCAGGCGCAACATCCCAAGAACTAATCACTACAGATTACACTGACTATACTGATGAAGCCGACCTTCATGTACAGATCAACTATACCAAGCTTGATGGAAGTAGTGAGACAGTAAAATCCCCTCTATTTAATTACTACGACTGGAGAACACAGACAGGAGCGGAAGAGAACACCTTAATCGGAGATAATCCGACACCATTTTGGGAGACCTATAGCTACAACAAGGACAGCAGTAATCACGGCAAGAATGGAGATCTTTTCACAGACAGTGAGATTCACAGTATTGAACCAGTGCTAGCCAGTGTAGCTGGCATTGAGCCTGGAAATGGAGCGTACGTAATAAAAATTCGAGCTGATGGCAGAGAATATGGTTCAAGAAAGCTTCAGAGTTATAGCAAACGCTCTGAGCTAGGGAGTCGAGATTGGAACACCCGAATCAGAGAAGATTCTGAAGTTTTCTACTCAGCGAGCATCTATTTCCCGAGCGAGTACTGGGACCAAAAGACCAAGTATTCAACGATCATTATGCAACATAAGCAGTATGTTGGTGGTCAGCCTAATTTTTCGATTAGAATGAGTAACACTGGTGACTACAAACTGTTTGTGCAGAGCAAGTATCATCTCGCTAAGAAAAAACATAATTCCTACCATATTGCGACCCTCAAACCAGACCATTGGCATGACCTGAGAGTACATTTGAAGCCAGGAGATAAGAGGTCAGGTTTTCTCAATATTTATTTGGATGGTGAACGAATCTTTGAATATGAAGGAAAAACTCTGACAAAAGCCTGGATGACAGTTTCCTGAAAATTGGTATGTACACGCAGATTCGGGATGAGCGGGTAATCTATTTTGATAATGTTGAGATGAGCAACAAAATCCATGAGAGCGTTGAAAGCTGGGTTACAACAGCACAACGACTAGATGCAGATAGTGGCTCAGACGGATTTGTTGATGCTAGCGATGCTTTCCCGAATGACCCACCTGAGTGGATAGACACCGATGGTGACGGAATAGGAAATAATGCAGACAGTGATGATGATAGTGATGGATACGCAGATTTAGTGGACAATTGTCCACTTGTTGACAATCCAGATCAGTTGGATACAGATAACGATTTGCAGGGCGATGTGTGTGACTCCGATGATGACGGAGACTCAGTGCTTGATTATGCTGATGCGTTTCCACTTGATCCTGATAAATCAGAGGATAGAGGGCTGTCAACCATGCTCGGTAACTTGACAACTGCAGTTGCTACCAAGGGTTTGGATAGTCCAGCCATGCTACAAACTCTTACTGAATCGCTTGTTCGAAACCTGCCAACCCTAGGAGTCAGTCCGGAGGAAATTGAACAAACATACTCAGAAACGATTGTTCAAGCTACAACTAGTGTGGTGATGGAAAATGAGACGGAAAACCTGGACAGTCTATTGGAAGCGCTTGGTATTGGTGTGGTCCAGGG encodes the following:
- a CDS encoding TetR/AcrR family transcriptional regulator → MTTLIGNDSKNKKARSSGYKTKRGNQRRDALLNATKEMIALEDISEISFVSIAKKAEVPLPSIYHYFKNLESLIVMIVEELGQELLDNLKLIKAKEFQSSEERIHFLLDENIKFLNEHPIAQKVFYAPSLPDSAKAIDEKLMLEMSELFFWSVRSELKRGKEEFFERFLVAVQIFDAIAKHEISNKTKISVRATEDIRKIVTSYLLNWNSID
- a CDS encoding M81 family metallopeptidase; this translates as MRVGILCLMQESNTFLNQPTKLHHFAEDLLLVGEEIREQLANTHHEVAGFFTGLEKGGLEALPLFAARAIPYGTIQKEVFDQLLEKMFKQVEQAGPLDGYLVAPHGATVSEQPRDADGHWLKQLRERVGSKVPIIGTLDLHANLSSQMVASTNALIAYRTNPHLDQYARGLEAAELMSKTLLSEVEPVQRAAFLPLVMNIEKQCTDLSPCKELYELSAQLRKKKGLLSLSILQGYPYADVDEMGTSILAVSDKTSLVAEQTLAELSNYLWEHRADFNGTGVPIDQAIDSLKDDSSSTCLLDMGDNVGGGSPADGTLIAQALLSQRVRDSFVCLYDPEAVCQAEDAGLGSELKLAMGGKTDQLHGEPLIASVEVIGIYPGKFEEPLARHGGFTHFDQGLSAVVRSRAGLTILLTSKRMAPYSLEQLRSCGLDPGSFSVLIAKGVNAPIAAYEEVCSRFIRVDTPGVTASSLSHFYYHHRRRPMFPFERDFEWSFAR
- a CDS encoding heparin lyase I family protein, producing MKLIQLILLFILAGCAGGGSEGEGEKGVISQISDNATFVVANELEAQLIAANFDSIFATAVKNGAIEASSQEPNDLLYVIPAAFEGAYDVITNAGLDEEQQAKAFDVIIESLLANAVGMDSTDSGALTARIDTVSDQVQITSDADGQFSVTTSNKNLRILGTAEDYSGVRGVLLADIYGVSDLDTSKAVSYQWLSDGNAISGATGKTLDMGDFFSSVQYKDITVRLTYTNTSGQQTSITSAVMPYEGFRIVANAEDGRNEWSGETASVEVNNSVNPYPLKESYSKNGTSSTSGTSAGSAHNITAVRAVDEGITAREGENVIRIYADGSKSNRSELAHLNNETTFKSGEDYYFSGSFYASRKEWDPIVAGGSTVITQLKQYGGGDPNFELRLSNNGDYKMTWRAVPHDLSNYQEMGYAIPDAWNDVKIYAKHSQGSDGIFQVWLNSEKVIDYSGATMYRSAEGYLKFGMYTEIYDERVIYWDAIDISDHLTKDFNTWLNSGDNLPSITINGISDNQQFAKSNIIVVSGTANDPPGDQLGSAGGIQSVELFAGNTRLQSTTEASFSFSGLNLSDGQHTLRVVATDTDGNEAEETVTIWIGNRAPQVSIDSSTYLLGSFNTQSSINLSTTASDPDGSIVKVEFLANGQLIGTASQGSSDQYTLSWKPTTAGAYSIQARATDNQGAITLSDSKVALFDSSITSTTLSAIQDVTIFQNSTRTGNWSETEIYGSESSPKIALVEFNLSDISSAKYIQSASFRPYVIKLQNSPGTFSIYAVGTESWSQTSVNWYSKPSKGKLIDTITIGATGSYANFDVTEALQIAVDAGQSKVTLWIEDSEQEQQRFDFASENNGSYNKPAQLIVESATTALPDPVEGSNQLNTTPDTSAPTFVSAANSSVRILGSAEYPSRMVYGHRAQDTGGRIKVDLTSLEALDPNGGISYQWFTDGVEIPGATSQELITTDYTDYTDEADLHVQINYTKLDGSSETVKSPLFNYYDWRTQTGAEENTLIGDNPTPFWETYSYNKDSSNHGKNGDLFTDSEIHSIEPVLASVAGIEPGNGAYVIKIRADGREYGSRKLQSYSKRSELGSRDWNTRIREDSEVFYSASIYFPSEYWDQKTKYSTIIMQHKQYVGGQPNFSIRMSNTGDYKLFVQSKYHLAKKKHNSYHIATLKPDHWHDLRVHLKPGDKRSGFLNIYLDGERIFEYEGKTLTKAWMTVS
- a CDS encoding thrombospondin type 3 repeat-containing protein; the encoded protein is MYTQIRDERVIYFDNVEMSNKIHESVESWVTTAQRLDADSGSDGFVDASDAFPNDPPEWIDTDGDGIGNNADSDDDSDGYADLVDNCPLVDNPDQLDTDNDLQGDVCDSDDDGDSVLDYADAFPLDPDKSEDRGLSTMLGNLTTAVATKGLDSPAMLQTLTESLVRNLPTLGVSPEEIEQTYSETIVQATTSVVMENETENLDSLLEALGIGVVQGAKQISTVNVDIASIAQVTSETLTTTAAEEDPEYVVSEKVITDLVNVAKENKESLASQGALQILGTAEDYSGVRGVLRADIDDISDLDQSKTLSYQWFANGEAIGGATNQRLDVGDFKISIENKDITVQLTYTNTSGQQTTITSPKIPWGGFRVTATAEDGRNEWAEEDTDEAVDNSVNPYPLKESYSKTAQVAQVEQVQGLHIISPR